A region of Acidisarcina sp. DNA encodes the following proteins:
- a CDS encoding 2-oxoacid:acceptor oxidoreductase subunit alpha: protein MGQTFTIGIGGAAGQGVATPGDIFAKIFSRRGLHVNAYNSYQSIIRGGHTFLTLRTGDGPVTNMGDRIDLLIPLNQDTMNRHLELLTAGGACLYNADAIKPGTPADGVQLCPLPVSKLADISRNKVAQNTLAIGAALSMVGIGFEALEDVLREQFRKKEEAVITENISLARAGYDYATQNFHPFAHPLPMTDNRYAVLSGNQAMAMGGAAAGVKFYVAYPMSPATGVLHWMAAHARDAGIMVRQAEDEIAVINMAIGASNAGLRSMCATSGGGFALMSEGLGLSAMMETPVVVIDCQRAGPSTGVPTKTEQGDLWQMLGAAFGDYPRVIAAPLDIADCFTLIPEIFNVADRFQVPAIVLCDLLLSEGRLSVDPKVLDFQPPIDRGELIAKTNGTPVEDGGYKRYKITESGVSPRAIPGLPGYIHTLSSDEHDEDGVLISDEYTNAAKRRAMMEKRMRKVQGIESMVPPPALQGPKNAQVTLIGWGSTQGVIEEAREILQAEGITANQLQIRWLVPLHGEAILEVLKDSPHTILVENNYSGQFARYLRSETSFVPSGHIRKYDGEPFMPHHIAEAVKEQLAGKTTLSVPTHEVMV from the coding sequence ATGGGGCAGACGTTTACGATCGGGATTGGAGGCGCGGCCGGCCAGGGTGTAGCCACGCCGGGCGATATCTTCGCCAAGATTTTCAGCCGCCGTGGACTGCACGTGAATGCATATAACTCGTACCAGTCGATCATTCGCGGAGGGCATACATTTCTGACGCTGCGCACCGGCGACGGCCCGGTAACCAATATGGGAGATCGGATAGACCTGCTGATCCCGTTGAACCAGGACACGATGAATCGACACCTGGAACTGCTGACCGCCGGGGGTGCATGCCTCTACAACGCAGACGCAATCAAGCCCGGCACTCCGGCAGATGGAGTGCAGCTATGCCCTCTGCCGGTCTCAAAGCTGGCGGACATCAGCCGCAACAAGGTAGCCCAGAACACGCTGGCAATTGGCGCGGCATTGAGCATGGTGGGCATCGGCTTTGAAGCGTTGGAGGATGTTCTGCGGGAGCAGTTCAGGAAAAAAGAAGAAGCGGTGATCACGGAGAACATCAGCCTGGCACGCGCGGGATACGACTACGCGACACAGAACTTCCACCCCTTTGCGCACCCTCTCCCCATGACGGACAACCGCTATGCGGTGCTCAGCGGAAATCAGGCGATGGCGATGGGCGGCGCGGCGGCGGGGGTAAAGTTCTACGTCGCCTATCCGATGTCTCCGGCAACCGGGGTTCTGCACTGGATGGCGGCACATGCGCGGGACGCGGGAATCATGGTGCGCCAGGCAGAAGATGAAATTGCCGTCATCAACATGGCGATTGGGGCGTCGAATGCCGGGCTGCGCTCCATGTGCGCAACCTCTGGCGGCGGCTTTGCATTAATGAGCGAGGGGCTGGGACTATCGGCCATGATGGAGACTCCGGTAGTCGTGATCGACTGCCAGCGCGCCGGCCCGTCGACGGGCGTTCCCACCAAAACAGAGCAGGGCGACCTCTGGCAGATGCTGGGCGCAGCTTTTGGCGATTATCCGCGGGTGATTGCGGCTCCGCTGGACATTGCGGACTGCTTCACGCTGATACCGGAGATCTTTAATGTCGCAGATCGCTTCCAGGTGCCCGCGATTGTGCTATGCGACCTGTTGCTCTCGGAGGGCAGGCTGAGCGTGGATCCCAAGGTACTGGACTTCCAGCCGCCGATCGATCGCGGAGAGTTGATCGCGAAGACCAATGGAACGCCGGTGGAGGATGGCGGCTACAAGCGCTACAAGATCACCGAGAGCGGTGTTTCGCCCCGGGCGATTCCAGGCCTTCCGGGGTACATCCATACGCTGTCGAGCGATGAGCACGATGAAGACGGCGTCCTCATCAGCGATGAATACACAAACGCGGCCAAGCGACGCGCCATGATGGAAAAGCGCATGCGCAAGGTGCAGGGGATCGAATCGATGGTACCGCCTCCTGCGCTGCAGGGTCCGAAGAATGCGCAGGTAACGCTGATTGGCTGGGGATCGACGCAGGGAGTGATCGAGGAGGCTCGCGAGATTCTGCAGGCCGAAGGGATCACCGCAAACCAATTGCAGATTCGCTGGCTGGTGCCGCTGCACGGGGAGGCGATCCTGGAAGTTCTGAAGGACTCGCCGCACACGATTCTTGTCGAGAACAACTACAGCGGACAGTTTGCGCGATATTTGCGCAGCGAAACGAGCTTTGTGCCGAGTGGACACATTCGCAAATACGATGGCGAACCGTTCATGCCGCACCACATAGCGGAAGCGGTAAAGGAACAGCTTGCGGGTAAGACGACGCTCTCCGTTCCGACCCATGAAGTCATGGTTTGA
- a CDS encoding NADH-quinone oxidoreductase subunit M produces the protein MLAWTIYVSFLAAAVLMLLPKNSARLARVIALLAAMAGLFFVLRAWATHRTGELVTVVHHAWIPSLGISYHLAADGISMVLLLLTGIMAIAGILFSWNIENRTREFFAFYLALIGGVYGVFLSFDLFLLFVFYEIAIIPKYFLIAIWGSTRKEYGAMKLVLYSFIGSSMVLIGMIAAYVVAGSRTTSLEELARFPFPVHFQMWAFPLVFVGFAILAGLWPFHTWAPTGHVAAPTGASMLLAGVVMKLGAYGCLRVAMMLFPLGLDPWGFHFLGLGSWRDVFALLAVIGIVYGAMVALVQEDFKFVIGYSSVSHMGFVLLGLMTLNRIGLDGAVLQMFSHGVIAGLLFAVVGRMVYDRTHTRDLAALEKLHLSKVIPFAAVTFVLASMASIGLPGFSGFVAELQILIGAWRTFPVAALLAGVGLAVGFAYTWRAMQKAFFGAGSVAGQSKPPAPAEHAQLPPITLAERAGAILLLGASVAVGLYPQILLNLIIPAFNSPLFEGLRKGSWQ, from the coding sequence ATGCTTGCCTGGACCATTTACGTTTCGTTTCTCGCCGCAGCCGTGCTCATGCTGCTGCCGAAGAATAGCGCTCGGCTTGCGCGCGTTATCGCGCTGCTGGCGGCGATGGCTGGTCTGTTCTTCGTCTTGAGAGCCTGGGCCACCCACCGCACCGGCGAACTGGTCACCGTCGTCCATCACGCTTGGATTCCATCGCTCGGTATCAGCTATCATCTCGCCGCCGATGGCATCAGCATGGTCCTGCTTCTCCTTACTGGCATCATGGCCATTGCCGGGATTCTCTTTTCCTGGAATATCGAGAATCGCACCCGCGAGTTTTTCGCCTTCTATCTGGCTCTTATTGGCGGCGTCTATGGCGTCTTTCTCAGCTTCGATCTCTTCCTGCTCTTTGTCTTTTACGAAATAGCGATTATTCCGAAGTACTTCCTGATTGCCATCTGGGGATCCACACGCAAGGAGTATGGAGCGATGAAGCTCGTGCTGTACTCCTTCATTGGCAGCTCCATGGTGCTCATCGGCATGATCGCCGCCTATGTAGTAGCTGGCTCCCGCACCACCAGCCTTGAGGAACTCGCGCGCTTTCCGTTCCCTGTTCATTTCCAGATGTGGGCCTTTCCGCTTGTCTTTGTGGGATTCGCGATTCTTGCTGGTCTGTGGCCCTTCCACACGTGGGCGCCCACCGGTCACGTTGCCGCTCCGACGGGAGCTTCGATGCTGCTGGCCGGAGTGGTGATGAAACTGGGTGCCTATGGCTGCCTGCGGGTGGCTATGATGCTCTTCCCCCTCGGTCTCGACCCCTGGGGCTTTCACTTCCTGGGTCTTGGTTCCTGGCGGGATGTCTTTGCCCTGCTCGCTGTGATCGGCATCGTCTATGGCGCTATGGTTGCCCTGGTGCAGGAGGACTTCAAGTTCGTCATTGGCTACTCCAGCGTCAGCCACATGGGGTTTGTCCTCCTCGGACTCATGACGCTTAACCGCATCGGACTTGATGGAGCCGTACTGCAGATGTTCTCCCACGGTGTAATCGCGGGCCTGCTCTTCGCTGTTGTAGGGCGCATGGTTTACGACCGCACCCACACCCGCGACCTTGCCGCGCTGGAGAAACTGCACCTCAGCAAAGTCATTCCATTCGCCGCGGTGACCTTCGTGCTTGCCAGTATGGCCTCGATTGGACTGCCCGGCTTTAGCGGATTCGTGGCGGAACTGCAGATTCTCATCGGCGCCTGGCGCACCTTTCCCGTTGCCGCACTCCTTGCCGGGGTGGGCCTCGCAGTCGGGTTCGCGTATACCTGGCGTGCCATGCAGAAAGCCTTCTTCGGCGCGGGATCCGTGGCTGGCCAGAGCAAACCTCCGGCTCCAGCCGAACACGCGCAGCTGCCTCCCATCACCCTGGCGGAACGCGCAGGTGCAATTCTCCTCTTAGGAGCCAGCGTAGCCGTGGGTCTTTATCCGCAGATACTTCTCAATCTGATCATCCCCGCTTTCAATTCGCCGTTGTTTGAAGGCTTGCGGAAAGGGAGCTGGCAATGA
- a CDS encoding 2-oxoacid:ferredoxin oxidoreductase subunit beta translates to MATDVVAPKQLTMADMKGRVDPDWCPGCGDFGVLAAIQKALVDLQIPNHEVVVVSGIGCSSNLPGFIHTYGMHTLHGRSLPVATGVKLANHELTVLVTGGDGDGFGIGCGHFVHTMRRNLDVLYIVMDNQIYGLTTGQTSPTSRKGMKTKSMPYGNIEAPLNPVALALSAGATFVARGFSGEQKHLTELIKQGIQHKGFSFLDVFSPCVTYNHDNTYPWFRPRVKKLEDDASYDASDWSGAMEKSLLWGDEIPIGRFFERTDLQSLQEAEPVLNAGPLVHQEIRIAPEVAQKFIDELM, encoded by the coding sequence ATGGCGACTGATGTGGTAGCTCCCAAGCAGTTGACGATGGCAGACATGAAGGGCCGGGTGGATCCGGACTGGTGCCCGGGATGCGGCGATTTTGGCGTGCTCGCCGCGATTCAGAAGGCACTGGTCGATCTTCAGATTCCCAACCATGAAGTGGTGGTCGTAAGCGGAATTGGCTGTTCGTCGAATCTTCCGGGGTTCATTCATACATACGGCATGCATACCCTCCACGGGCGCTCTTTGCCGGTCGCAACCGGCGTGAAGCTCGCCAACCACGAACTGACGGTGCTGGTTACGGGCGGCGACGGCGATGGATTCGGCATTGGCTGCGGGCACTTCGTCCACACCATGCGACGCAATTTGGATGTGCTCTACATTGTGATGGATAACCAGATCTATGGGTTGACGACGGGCCAGACCTCGCCTACAAGCCGCAAGGGGATGAAGACCAAGAGCATGCCCTATGGCAATATCGAGGCGCCGCTGAACCCGGTGGCGCTGGCTCTATCGGCGGGAGCCACATTTGTCGCCCGCGGATTCAGCGGCGAGCAGAAGCACCTGACAGAGCTGATCAAGCAAGGCATCCAACACAAGGGGTTCTCCTTCCTCGACGTCTTCAGCCCCTGCGTGACATACAACCACGACAACACGTATCCGTGGTTTCGTCCGCGCGTCAAGAAGCTTGAGGACGATGCGTCGTACGATGCCAGCGACTGGTCAGGCGCGATGGAGAAATCGCTGCTGTGGGGCGATGAGATCCCGATTGGAAGATTCTTCGAACGCACCGACCTGCAATCGTTGCAGGAAGCAGAGCCGGTGCTGAACGCCGGTCCCCTGGTGCATCAGGAGATTCGCATAGCCCCCGAGGTTGCGCAGAAATTTATCGATGAGCTGATGTAA
- a CDS encoding tetratricopeptide repeat protein yields MRRILTTATLVLAATALFLYAYPAASLVYEAVVVLHIVLGVALLVFGVPALWRSLRNVSAPERAGWIFLLAAGLIGAVLLFTGARRDKWLLLTSHEALSVFAIVVLAWAWSGRKGWLARNEATSLLRFSLILVTIAGLATGAWWLRTVPWQRAYRIQNPTMAPANMADEGSGATSPYFPSSAETSTGKTVPEDYFMDSSACKRCHADIYNQWESSAHHYSSFNNQWYRKSIEYMQEVNGVQSSKWCAGCHDAAMFFPGNFNTPVADRIFTPPAQAGMGCMVCHSIRKVKSTMGNGDFVLEYPALHRLVTSKNPLVRSAIDFLVETNPEPHRRTFQKPFMSADTANFCSACHKVHLDVPVNNYRWIRGFNDYDNWQASGVSGMGARSFYYPPKPMDCADCHMPQVASKDAGNLNGLVHSHRFIAANTALPFVNKDWTQLAATEQFLKAGKVRVDIFAISPETSQEKAETAATATGASRQIQTTFAVGEEAEAQIPAAQVATAASAPISAPLNRVDASVRAGDTERVDVVVRTVGVGHFFPGGTIDAFDCWLELKATDDAGRVIFWSGMVEDDGHGPVEKGAHFYKSLQIDAHGNPINKRNAWATRATVYVHLIPPGAADTAHFRLHIPKDARGHIHLQAKLNYRKFSWFNTQFSFAGVSHSKHPNDVTREYDDREISFTGNLKNVSGEVKAIPDLPIVTMAVSNVDLAILPSNAPRPQLRPSLLPEDWQRWNDYGIGLLLQGDLRGAEAAFQKVTEIDSQNPDGWVNIGRVRLQEGNIPGAREVLEKALKIAPSLARTNYFYARVLRQVGDYDGSISHLRTAVEQYPKDRVVRDDLGRVLFLKHNYAAARDEFNKALEVDPEDLEANYNLMLCYTGMGDAARSAEFQARYMRFKADEMSQTLTGPYREKHPEDNLERQPVHEHASISLPLRSTVAVRTKQGAATNQFALHSGARHAGMPSAAIAYRSEN; encoded by the coding sequence TTGAGGCGAATCCTCACAACGGCGACGCTCGTCCTGGCGGCGACCGCATTGTTTCTTTACGCGTACCCGGCAGCTTCGCTCGTCTACGAGGCGGTTGTCGTCCTGCATATTGTTCTGGGTGTTGCGTTGCTGGTCTTTGGAGTTCCGGCGCTGTGGCGTTCTTTGCGCAACGTAAGCGCCCCGGAACGTGCGGGCTGGATCTTTCTTCTCGCGGCGGGCCTGATAGGAGCGGTCCTGCTCTTCACCGGTGCCCGGCGCGATAAGTGGCTGCTGCTGACATCGCACGAGGCCCTTTCCGTGTTCGCCATCGTGGTGCTGGCGTGGGCCTGGAGCGGCCGCAAGGGGTGGCTGGCACGGAACGAGGCGACCAGCCTGCTGCGCTTCTCGCTGATCCTGGTGACGATTGCTGGACTGGCCACGGGTGCATGGTGGCTTCGCACAGTGCCCTGGCAACGCGCATATAGAATCCAGAACCCGACGATGGCCCCGGCCAATATGGCGGACGAAGGCAGCGGCGCAACCAGTCCCTACTTTCCGAGTTCCGCGGAGACCTCGACGGGAAAAACCGTGCCCGAGGACTACTTCATGGACTCCTCAGCGTGCAAGCGCTGCCATGCCGATATCTATAACCAATGGGAGAGTTCGGCACACCATTACTCCTCCTTCAATAATCAGTGGTATCGCAAGAGCATTGAATACATGCAGGAAGTGAATGGCGTGCAATCCTCCAAGTGGTGTGCCGGTTGCCACGATGCTGCCATGTTTTTTCCCGGTAACTTCAACACTCCGGTTGCAGATCGCATCTTTACTCCTCCAGCGCAGGCCGGCATGGGCTGCATGGTGTGCCACTCGATTCGCAAAGTAAAGAGCACGATGGGCAATGGCGATTTTGTTCTGGAGTATCCCGCCCTGCACCGGTTGGTCACAAGCAAGAATCCGCTGGTGCGCAGCGCAATAGATTTTCTGGTCGAAACAAATCCCGAGCCCCATCGACGGACATTTCAGAAACCGTTCATGAGCGCGGATACGGCAAACTTTTGTTCAGCATGCCACAAGGTGCACCTGGATGTCCCGGTCAACAACTATCGCTGGATTCGCGGCTTTAACGACTACGATAACTGGCAGGCTAGCGGCGTATCCGGTATGGGCGCACGCTCGTTCTACTATCCGCCTAAGCCTATGGATTGCGCGGACTGCCACATGCCGCAGGTGGCGTCGAAGGATGCAGGAAACCTCAACGGACTGGTGCACTCGCATCGTTTTATCGCCGCCAATACCGCCCTGCCGTTCGTGAACAAGGACTGGACACAGTTGGCTGCGACCGAGCAATTTCTCAAGGCAGGCAAGGTGCGAGTCGATATCTTCGCCATCTCGCCGGAGACGAGCCAGGAGAAAGCTGAAACAGCGGCAACGGCAACGGGAGCGTCGCGCCAGATCCAGACAACATTTGCAGTTGGTGAAGAGGCAGAGGCGCAGATCCCGGCGGCGCAGGTAGCAACGGCTGCAAGCGCACCGATCTCTGCGCCGCTAAACCGCGTCGATGCTTCGGTACGTGCAGGAGACACGGAGCGCGTCGATGTGGTCGTGCGTACGGTTGGCGTGGGACACTTCTTCCCCGGTGGCACGATTGACGCTTTCGATTGCTGGCTGGAGCTGAAGGCTACCGATGACGCGGGCCGCGTTATCTTCTGGAGCGGGATGGTGGAAGACGATGGCCATGGTCCAGTGGAGAAGGGCGCTCACTTTTACAAGTCGCTGCAGATCGACGCACATGGAAATCCCATCAATAAGCGCAATGCATGGGCTACCCGGGCAACCGTCTATGTGCACCTGATTCCGCCGGGAGCAGCGGATACAGCACATTTCCGGTTACATATCCCCAAGGATGCGCGCGGCCATATCCATCTGCAGGCCAAGTTGAACTATCGCAAATTTTCATGGTTCAACACGCAGTTTTCCTTCGCCGGAGTTTCACACAGCAAGCATCCAAATGATGTAACCAGGGAGTACGACGACCGCGAGATCAGCTTTACCGGGAACCTCAAGAATGTCTCCGGCGAAGTGAAGGCGATCCCCGACTTGCCTATCGTAACAATGGCTGTTTCGAATGTAGATCTTGCCATTCTCCCAAGCAACGCACCGCGGCCGCAGCTGCGGCCCTCCCTGCTTCCCGAGGATTGGCAACGATGGAACGACTATGGCATCGGCCTGCTGCTGCAAGGAGATCTGAGGGGAGCAGAGGCCGCCTTCCAGAAGGTCACCGAGATCGACAGCCAGAATCCGGATGGGTGGGTAAACATTGGCCGGGTGCGACTGCAGGAGGGGAATATCCCCGGCGCTCGCGAAGTGCTGGAGAAGGCTTTGAAGATAGCTCCATCATTGGCGCGCACAAACTATTTCTATGCTCGAGTGCTCCGGCAGGTTGGCGATTACGACGGTTCTATCTCGCACCTGCGGACCGCAGTGGAACAATATCCGAAAGATCGCGTTGTGCGGGACGATCTAGGCCGAGTGCTGTTTTTGAAGCATAACTACGCAGCTGCACGCGATGAATTCAATAAAGCACTTGAGGTCGATCCGGAAGATCTGGAAGCAAACTACAACCTGATGCTGTGCTATACGGGTATGGGAGATGCCGCTCGCTCCGCCGAGTTCCAGGCACGCTATATGCGGTTTAAGGCGGATGAAATGTCCCAGACGCTGACTGGGCCATACCGGGAGAAGCATCCAGAGGATAACCTGGAGCGCCAACCCGTTCACGAGCATGCTTCAATCTCACTTCCGTTGCGCTCAACTGTAGCGGTACGTACGAAGCAAGGTGCGGCCACGAATCAATTCGCGCTTCATAGTGGCGCTCGACATGCCGGGATGCCTTCCGCTGCAATTGCATATAGGAGTGAGAATTGA
- a CDS encoding NADH-quinone oxidoreductase subunit N — MTGLSYRELLLLALPQTILVVAGLIALALDLTLFRKSASRVRFSAGAIVTFAGALAAGCWIHLAQGQTILQGGMLLSNPLTQLIQIALLVLAVLTILLSVDSDFTSHIGEYILLILLATAGMMFLVSTQDLLLIFISLELLSLCLYILTGFNKHSVHSAEAGLKYFLFGGMSAAFLLFGFSLLYGLSGSTNLVRIAAATQGPAMDPLLMVAIVMTVVGFGFKVAAVPFHLWAPDAYEGAPAPAAAFIASASKVASFFIFAQVMILGFAGSAGSAGWHLRTPGWAPLIAVVAAFSMILGNVAALAQTSVKRLLAYSAIAHAGYMLVAFVSHNQQSIAALLYYVLTYALTTIGAFGVVAAVERPAGGDKFSDFVGLSRRAPLPSLCMLVFLLSLAGIPPLAGFFGKFFLFSAALAGTTSLSLLWLVVLAVAMSAVSLYYYLQVLKRIYVEHPPADAAPIQVSAFSQIILCLIAIGVVVLGCAPNLLLRFLQSAVAAVAS, encoded by the coding sequence ATGACCGGACTTAGTTACAGGGAACTGCTGCTGCTCGCCTTACCGCAGACCATTCTTGTCGTGGCGGGCCTGATCGCGCTCGCGCTCGATCTGACTCTCTTCCGCAAGTCAGCCAGCCGTGTGCGCTTCTCTGCGGGAGCCATCGTCACGTTTGCCGGGGCGCTTGCCGCCGGATGCTGGATTCATCTTGCGCAGGGCCAGACAATCCTCCAGGGCGGAATGTTGTTGTCGAATCCGCTGACGCAGCTAATTCAGATCGCACTTCTCGTGCTGGCTGTTCTTACCATCCTGCTTTCTGTCGATTCCGACTTTACCAGCCACATCGGCGAATATATCCTGCTCATTCTTCTGGCAACCGCAGGCATGATGTTTCTGGTCAGTACGCAGGATCTGCTGCTCATCTTTATTTCGCTGGAATTGCTGAGTCTGTGCCTCTATATCCTCACCGGCTTCAATAAACACAGCGTCCACTCCGCAGAGGCGGGGCTGAAGTATTTTCTTTTTGGGGGCATGTCGGCAGCCTTTCTGCTCTTCGGCTTCAGCCTCCTTTACGGACTCTCCGGGTCTACCAACCTGGTTCGTATTGCCGCCGCCACCCAGGGGCCTGCGATGGATCCTCTGCTGATGGTTGCCATCGTAATGACGGTGGTGGGCTTCGGATTCAAAGTAGCTGCCGTACCGTTCCATCTCTGGGCGCCTGACGCTTATGAGGGAGCTCCTGCTCCCGCGGCCGCCTTCATCGCTTCGGCTTCCAAAGTCGCCAGCTTCTTTATCTTTGCGCAGGTCATGATCCTGGGCTTTGCCGGTTCCGCTGGCAGCGCGGGATGGCATCTTCGCACGCCGGGATGGGCGCCGCTCATCGCGGTGGTTGCGGCCTTCTCGATGATTCTGGGGAACGTTGCCGCCCTTGCGCAGACAAGCGTAAAACGGCTGCTGGCGTATTCGGCGATTGCCCATGCTGGCTACATGCTTGTGGCCTTCGTTTCGCACAACCAGCAGAGCATCGCCGCGCTCCTCTACTACGTTCTTACCTATGCGCTGACTACGATCGGTGCCTTCGGAGTTGTCGCCGCAGTCGAGCGCCCGGCCGGGGGCGACAAGTTTTCAGATTTCGTCGGGCTTAGCAGGCGCGCACCTCTTCCATCGCTGTGCATGCTGGTCTTCCTGCTGTCGCTCGCGGGAATTCCCCCGCTGGCCGGTTTCTTCGGAAAATTCTTTCTCTTTAGCGCAGCCCTCGCCGGCACAACGTCGCTCTCTCTCCTTTGGCTGGTAGTCCTGGCCGTCGCGATGAGTGCCGTCTCGCTTTATTACTATCTGCAGGTGCTCAAGCGGATTTACGTCGAGCATCCTCCGGCAGATGCCGCACCTATCCAGGTCTCCGCATTCAGCCAGATCATCCTCTGTCTCATTGCAATTGGCGTTGTCGTCCTTGGCTGTGCGCCCAATCTACTGCTGCGTTTTCTGCAGAGTGCTGTCGCCGCCGTCGCTTCGTAA
- a CDS encoding CRTAC1 family protein — protein MNRRKLNRLHLALMLVLNGTYIGTCIAGHAALAQSASNRVRFEDITRSAGIHFKHNNGATGKKYLPETMGSGVAFLDYDNDGWQDIFFVNGTSFSAQSGHGTTPALYHNNHDGTFTDVTQKAGLAISTFGMGVAVGDFDNDGFDDLFLTSMGQNHLFHNNGNGTFTDVTKKAGLWGPNEFSTTAAWVDYDRDGHLDLVVANYVQWSPQADLYCTLDGKTKSYCTPESYRGASVRLWHNRGNGTFEEVTQRAGLGDSSSKSLGIAVLDANQDGWPDLAISNDTQPNKLYINNRNGTFTEKAVSAGIAYSEDGVVRAGMGIDAVDYDHSGYPSILISNFSNQMMALYHNEQNGLFVDVAAQSQMGRTSLLTLGFACFFFDYDLDGWPDAFVANGHIDPDIERVQKTVHYAEPAHLFHNLGNGEFRNVASEMGSSFAAPRVARGAAYGDINNDGSPDLVVTTNGGPAVLFRNTGTTNHGLRIKLVGTKSNRDGIGSVVFVQSGKLAQKSMLRSGSSYLSSSELLLTFGLGQSTKADVVEVHWPSGAVDKLTNVGGDETLTIKERSGIIARLPFRKH, from the coding sequence TTGAATCGAAGGAAGCTGAATCGTCTGCACCTTGCCCTGATGCTGGTATTGAACGGAACATATATCGGGACTTGTATCGCGGGCCATGCCGCACTGGCGCAATCGGCGTCGAACCGGGTGCGCTTCGAAGATATCACCCGGAGTGCGGGAATCCACTTTAAACATAACAACGGCGCAACCGGAAAGAAGTATCTCCCCGAAACGATGGGGTCTGGTGTGGCTTTTCTCGACTATGACAACGATGGCTGGCAGGATATCTTCTTTGTCAACGGAACCAGCTTCTCGGCGCAGTCCGGGCACGGAACAACGCCCGCGCTCTATCACAACAACCATGACGGTACGTTTACAGATGTCACCCAAAAGGCTGGACTGGCAATCAGCACCTTCGGCATGGGTGTCGCGGTCGGGGACTTCGATAACGATGGCTTCGACGATCTGTTTCTGACTTCGATGGGGCAAAACCATCTCTTCCATAACAACGGAAACGGAACGTTTACCGATGTGACGAAGAAGGCGGGGCTCTGGGGACCGAATGAATTCAGCACAACCGCGGCTTGGGTTGACTACGATCGCGACGGGCACCTTGATCTGGTAGTCGCGAACTATGTGCAGTGGTCGCCTCAGGCAGATCTATATTGCACCCTGGACGGAAAAACGAAGTCCTACTGCACACCGGAGTCGTATCGCGGAGCTTCAGTGCGGCTATGGCATAACCGTGGAAATGGGACATTTGAAGAAGTGACGCAGCGTGCCGGCTTGGGAGACAGCTCCTCGAAGAGCCTGGGAATTGCGGTGCTGGATGCGAACCAGGATGGCTGGCCCGATCTAGCCATCAGCAATGATACGCAGCCGAACAAGCTCTATATCAACAATAGAAATGGAACTTTTACGGAGAAAGCTGTTTCCGCGGGAATCGCATACAGCGAAGACGGCGTGGTTCGCGCCGGCATGGGAATTGATGCGGTGGACTACGACCACTCCGGTTATCCGAGCATACTGATTTCAAATTTCTCCAACCAGATGATGGCTCTCTACCACAACGAGCAGAACGGATTGTTTGTGGATGTAGCGGCGCAATCACAGATGGGGCGCACTTCCCTGCTGACGCTGGGCTTTGCGTGCTTCTTCTTTGACTATGATCTCGATGGCTGGCCGGATGCATTTGTAGCCAATGGACACATCGATCCGGACATCGAGCGGGTGCAGAAAACGGTGCACTATGCGGAGCCAGCTCATCTGTTTCACAATCTGGGCAACGGCGAGTTTCGCAATGTGGCCAGTGAAATGGGCAGCTCGTTTGCTGCTCCTCGCGTGGCGCGCGGCGCAGCTTATGGTGATATCAACAACGACGGCAGCCCAGACCTGGTAGTAACCACGAATGGCGGGCCCGCTGTTCTCTTCCGGAACACAGGGACAACCAATCACGGCCTCCGCATCAAGCTGGTGGGAACAAAGAGCAATCGTGACGGCATAGGCTCCGTCGTATTCGTGCAGTCGGGAAAGTTGGCGCAGAAGTCGATGCTGCGCAGCGGATCAAGCTATCTCTCCTCCAGCGAGCTACTGCTGACCTTTGGACTAGGCCAATCCACCAAGGCGGATGTGGTTGAGGTCCACTGGCCAAGCGGCGCCGTGGATAAGCTGACGAATGTTGGCGGAGATGAAACGCTGACGATCAAGGAACGCTCCGGCATAATCGCCAGGCTGCCCTTCCGTAAGCACTGA